A single genomic interval of Microbacterium sp. zg-Y1090 harbors:
- a CDS encoding ATP-binding cassette domain-containing protein, whose protein sequence is MSSDTRELSFGTEGRAASGEAPGAAINATPGAGSPNKDLKLRTLAPEYKDAHHSVYVRHLENAVQERRNRNIALTGRYGAGKSSVLDQFERNHRDKTVRISISTLGPDDDDEDLTNRIQKELVKQLVYRLRPGQVRRSRFARPKPLTRWRAFAQALSVTVIGLSLLWLLGVRPANGWPGDGLTTEAQVLLGLAFFCFVLCGAWGLRWVIGDRIVSEVTTGSTKIALGDGPTTYFDSFLDEIVAFFDAVEPDFVIFEDLDRFDDPQIFDSLRELNTLINASAHWKDRAKPLRFIYAIKDSLFEQLGAEPGPEDEDPKEGKSESRNLLDETGPDRNAAEGKETSAARTAVKAKLDVAAEAVRRANRTKFFELVIPIVPFLSHRNARDHLADALRDLGFPKDFVSRPLLDLVARDTTDMRLMINICNEFAVFVERLLWTGTPAPGMTADHLFALVAYKNFHMADFEDIAQSTSTLDVLERHHRDDVRSLIERLQAARRDRARVEELRKRRNETAAILGRRLRDMNGVFPNQRRRAFTLSVGEWSGVFDDVDTVEFWANVAKTKSITIQELHVGSVTTTAEQIERLFPELDSPATWLAPDPAEHERLRRRYDEDIATLRGADFVELAGYERVPKDLMRFEQRITDELQSKLACDLVRRGFITRNYAEYSAIFYGSFVGVDVAYFYNHSVQPNEMYLDYHFTSKNAVRNLLEQVPSDFTSTVSALNIEVVDYLLTHRPEGAKEVAAYLASHETHEDVKAFLDAYFNTPDAQHSALVGHLAAHPWRSLFEHLAGHPAMPDVETRLRMFDVALLGARSVDSYELGEAATELLDLYHPRMEAITASHASAQTERVFEILEAVELVIPDLSPMARPLRERIVTAHMYEISVPNLKLALRIDNAPTLDEVRKNEHVWSHCRSRIDDYLQAMQSDKSDGSLVLSERVLIDVLNEQVNSWTDEQLQTVIDGSAVGVMIADLQDVPESCWPMLAESRLISPSAANAVAYEGAYGVDQHLAGLLAPGAAGPVELQAVDDLDDDARAGFAVSLLNAYEHLTAEARVALAAQVSPADGFDLVSVAPSQDQLLARGLEAGLFVDDLATFSHFAPGGWKAMSEAFDASKNVSEFMSPAILQGFVAEFLSGTTPKRLRGMVVDGLAQYVPDDDAPALRAAGEFARAESVKLPLDEVQRIARVTKAAGAVMRQLVLSAKDLSPAGVVEILVALGTPYDKLAEGPGSKFDYPGNVPSIDTVFKRLEEAGRIKITKKAIGSGRSVEVLA, encoded by the coding sequence GTGAGCAGTGACACAAGAGAACTGAGCTTCGGCACGGAAGGTCGTGCCGCATCCGGCGAGGCACCTGGCGCCGCCATCAACGCAACACCCGGTGCAGGCTCGCCCAATAAGGACCTCAAGCTCCGGACGCTCGCTCCCGAGTACAAAGACGCGCACCACAGCGTCTACGTGCGGCACCTCGAGAATGCCGTTCAGGAGAGGAGGAACCGGAACATCGCCCTCACCGGCCGCTACGGCGCCGGTAAGTCGAGCGTGCTCGACCAGTTCGAACGAAATCACCGCGACAAGACCGTCCGCATCAGCATTAGTACGCTCGGGCCGGACGACGATGATGAAGACCTGACGAACCGAATACAGAAGGAGCTCGTCAAGCAGCTCGTCTACCGCCTCCGGCCCGGCCAGGTCCGCCGCTCCAGGTTCGCACGCCCCAAGCCGCTCACACGGTGGCGAGCCTTCGCCCAAGCGTTGAGCGTCACAGTCATCGGCCTTTCGTTGCTCTGGCTGCTCGGAGTGCGCCCTGCGAACGGCTGGCCGGGGGATGGGCTGACGACCGAGGCTCAGGTCTTGCTGGGGCTGGCCTTCTTCTGCTTCGTTCTCTGCGGGGCGTGGGGATTGCGATGGGTGATCGGCGACAGGATCGTCTCCGAGGTGACCACTGGTAGCACGAAGATTGCGCTCGGCGATGGACCGACGACCTATTTCGACAGCTTCCTCGACGAGATCGTCGCCTTTTTCGACGCGGTGGAGCCAGATTTCGTGATCTTCGAGGATCTCGACCGATTCGATGACCCGCAGATCTTCGACTCCCTGCGTGAACTCAACACACTGATCAACGCCTCGGCGCATTGGAAGGACAGGGCGAAACCGCTCCGCTTCATCTATGCGATCAAGGACAGTCTCTTCGAGCAGCTTGGCGCGGAGCCAGGGCCCGAGGACGAGGACCCGAAAGAAGGGAAATCCGAATCCCGGAACTTGCTGGACGAGACGGGCCCAGACCGGAACGCGGCGGAGGGGAAGGAGACTTCTGCTGCGAGGACCGCGGTCAAGGCAAAACTGGACGTCGCCGCCGAGGCTGTTCGTCGAGCAAACCGCACGAAATTCTTCGAACTAGTCATCCCAATCGTGCCGTTCCTCTCTCACCGGAACGCGCGCGATCACCTGGCTGACGCGCTGCGCGACCTTGGGTTCCCGAAGGACTTCGTCTCCCGTCCGCTGCTCGATCTGGTCGCACGCGACACCACAGACATGCGCCTGATGATCAACATCTGCAACGAGTTCGCAGTATTCGTCGAGCGTCTCCTCTGGACCGGAACGCCTGCACCAGGCATGACCGCCGACCACCTCTTCGCGCTCGTTGCGTACAAGAACTTTCATATGGCCGATTTTGAGGACATCGCACAGTCCACGAGCACCTTGGACGTACTTGAACGGCATCATCGGGACGACGTCCGCTCCCTGATTGAGCGATTGCAGGCTGCTCGCCGGGACCGCGCAAGGGTTGAGGAGCTACGCAAGCGCAGGAATGAAACAGCGGCGATCCTGGGCCGCCGTCTGCGCGACATGAACGGCGTGTTTCCCAACCAGCGGAGACGGGCGTTCACGCTCAGCGTTGGCGAATGGAGCGGTGTATTCGATGATGTCGACACGGTCGAGTTCTGGGCTAACGTGGCCAAAACGAAGTCGATCACGATCCAGGAGCTGCACGTCGGATCCGTGACCACCACCGCCGAACAGATTGAACGCCTCTTCCCGGAGCTTGACAGTCCCGCCACCTGGCTCGCCCCGGATCCGGCAGAGCACGAGCGTCTCCGTCGACGCTACGACGAGGACATCGCGACGCTGCGTGGTGCCGACTTTGTTGAGCTCGCCGGATACGAGCGCGTTCCGAAGGACCTGATGCGGTTCGAACAGCGGATTACGGACGAACTCCAGTCCAAGCTCGCTTGTGATCTCGTTCGTCGGGGCTTCATCACACGGAACTACGCCGAGTACTCAGCGATTTTCTATGGCAGCTTTGTTGGGGTCGACGTGGCCTATTTCTACAACCACAGCGTCCAGCCGAACGAGATGTATCTCGACTACCACTTCACATCGAAGAACGCCGTACGTAATCTGCTCGAGCAAGTGCCTTCCGACTTCACGAGCACCGTGAGCGCGCTGAATATCGAGGTGGTCGACTACCTGTTGACCCACCGACCCGAGGGGGCGAAGGAGGTCGCGGCGTACTTGGCGTCCCACGAGACGCACGAGGATGTGAAGGCATTCCTGGACGCCTATTTCAACACGCCTGACGCACAGCACTCGGCGCTCGTCGGGCACCTCGCTGCGCACCCATGGCGCTCCCTGTTCGAGCACTTGGCTGGGCATCCCGCGATGCCAGACGTGGAGACACGGCTGAGGATGTTCGACGTGGCTCTTTTGGGGGCGCGGTCCGTCGACTCTTACGAGCTCGGCGAGGCAGCAACGGAGCTCCTTGACCTCTATCACCCACGTATGGAGGCCATCACCGCGTCGCACGCGTCAGCTCAAACCGAGCGGGTCTTCGAGATCCTCGAGGCAGTCGAACTCGTCATCCCCGATCTGAGCCCGATGGCCAGGCCGCTACGCGAGCGCATTGTGACCGCGCACATGTACGAAATCAGCGTCCCAAACCTGAAGCTAGCGCTTCGCATCGACAACGCTCCAACACTCGACGAGGTTAGGAAGAACGAGCACGTGTGGTCGCACTGCCGCTCGCGGATCGACGACTACCTCCAGGCGATGCAGTCGGACAAGTCCGACGGAAGCTTGGTCCTCTCAGAGCGGGTGCTCATCGACGTCCTCAACGAGCAGGTGAACTCTTGGACGGACGAGCAGCTGCAGACGGTCATCGACGGCAGCGCTGTCGGCGTGATGATCGCTGACCTCCAGGATGTTCCGGAATCTTGCTGGCCCATGCTGGCGGAGTCGCGACTTATCTCGCCGTCTGCCGCGAACGCAGTAGCGTACGAGGGTGCATACGGCGTCGATCAGCATCTTGCTGGCCTCTTGGCGCCAGGCGCTGCTGGGCCCGTCGAACTGCAGGCAGTCGATGACTTGGACGACGATGCGCGGGCTGGGTTCGCAGTCAGCCTGTTGAATGCTTATGAGCACTTGACGGCAGAAGCCCGAGTGGCGTTGGCCGCTCAAGTGTCGCCCGCCGACGGCTTCGACCTGGTCTCCGTCGCGCCCAGTCAGGATCAGCTTCTGGCTCGGGGCCTAGAAGCAGGGCTATTCGTGGATGACCTGGCGACTTTCTCTCATTTTGCGCCTGGTGGGTGGAAGGCCATGTCCGAGGCCTTCGACGCTTCGAAGAACGTCTCAGAGTTCATGTCGCCGGCGATCCTGCAGGGCTTCGTCGCCGAGTTCCTCAGCGGGACAACGCCTAAGCGCTTGAGGGGCATGGTGGTGGACGGGCTTGCGCAGTACGTCCCAGACGATGACGCGCCGGCACTCCGGGCCGCCGGCGAGTTCGCCCGTGCGGAATCAGTCAAGCTGCCGCTCGACGAGGTTCAGCGGATTGCGCGCGTCACAAAGGCTGCGGGCGCTGTCATGCGCCAGCTGGTGCTCTCGGCAAAGGATCTCTCTCCGGCTGGCGTTGTCGAGATTCTCGTCGCCCTCGGAACCCCCTACGACAAGCTTGCCGAAGGACCCGGCTCGAAGTTCGACTATCCCGGGAACGTTCCGTCCATCGACACCGTGTTCAAGCGCCTCGAAGAGGCGGGTCGAATCAAGATTACGAAGAAGGCCATCGGATCGGGGCGCAGTGTGGAGGTCCTCGCTTAA
- a CDS encoding ATP-binding protein: MSARYGTFDLVDSGQRLNHGYNLATNPCPCGSYGVPGGDCVCPPAGIRRYLGRLSGPIRDRIDIELSVRRVSVAHTQAAGQRGITTAEARARVAAARHLAAGRLRATPWRTNAEVSGAWLRQGPCAPPPLVRRPLDAALHRGALTLRGYDRVLRVAWTHADLAGRDRLEIDDIGRALYLKKGATPL, encoded by the coding sequence ATGAGTGCAAGGTACGGAACATTCGATCTTGTGGATAGTGGGCAGCGACTAAACCACGGATACAACCTCGCGACGAACCCGTGCCCCTGCGGCTCCTACGGGGTGCCCGGGGGCGACTGCGTCTGCCCGCCGGCCGGCATCCGCCGTTACCTCGGTCGGCTGTCCGGACCGATCCGCGACCGCATCGACATCGAGCTGTCGGTGAGGCGCGTCTCCGTCGCGCACACGCAGGCCGCAGGGCAGCGCGGCATCACGACCGCAGAGGCGCGCGCACGGGTCGCGGCGGCCCGCCACCTCGCGGCCGGTCGACTGCGCGCCACGCCCTGGCGCACCAATGCGGAGGTCTCGGGGGCGTGGCTGCGGCAGGGTCCGTGCGCGCCGCCGCCGCTGGTGCGCCGTCCGCTGGACGCGGCCCTGCACCGCGGCGCGCTCACGCTGCGCGGGTACGACCGTGTGCTGCGTGTGGCGTGGACGCACGCTGACCTGGCCGGGCGCGACCGCCTCGAGATCGACGACATCGGCCGGGCGCTGTATCTGAAGAAAGGGGCGACCCCACTGTGA
- a CDS encoding tyrosine-type recombinase/integrase: MSQEDVESGLDVWTLHYASDHYASLDAVGLPLFADWEGWRRDVGIPRGTPFLLSPELHYDVALNKFFHSTEMLPAALSTRQGYARDLRSFLDFLERGRGRRPWTEATVDDHAAYMAWRRENALGPLISDSTWNREVAAIDRFYRWQVAEGNCVASPVPQRQRRSSSRRHSEHTQPATYAHGARRGRVGWLPSRSYRRWRDIGLRGYETSGLASEKFRGRWSDRNALFADLMVRTGLRLTEQSSLLVQELPALMTLVGYHRFWLPKSIAKGASARYVYVPSAILRDLHHYIDVDRSAALARGRAAGRYDPQDRSRILIEAPAGSPAGRRKLSQLGPEDRARVLVKGDAGWEPASLWLGEGGDPLSRKTWQDLFSKADARCRAAGVGLSAHPHLLRHTYAVNTLELMYRGHLDDLARFTSTQRLHYRMIWGEPIRWVQARLGHKSQTSTEIYLHTLERLEMETRMTLVDENWDDARALVTHLDDYGSMEIGGDRP; the protein is encoded by the coding sequence ATGAGTCAGGAAGATGTCGAGAGCGGGCTAGATGTCTGGACGCTTCACTACGCGTCGGATCACTACGCCAGCCTCGACGCGGTCGGCTTACCTCTATTCGCCGACTGGGAGGGTTGGCGACGCGATGTCGGGATCCCGCGCGGCACGCCGTTCCTGCTGTCGCCGGAGCTGCATTACGACGTGGCGCTAAACAAGTTTTTCCATTCGACCGAGATGTTGCCGGCCGCACTGTCGACGCGACAGGGCTACGCGCGGGATCTTCGGAGCTTCCTCGACTTCCTCGAACGAGGACGCGGGCGGCGACCCTGGACCGAGGCGACGGTGGATGACCATGCCGCATATATGGCATGGCGACGTGAGAACGCGCTGGGCCCGCTCATTAGCGACTCGACGTGGAATCGGGAGGTTGCCGCTATCGACCGCTTCTACAGATGGCAGGTCGCTGAGGGCAACTGTGTCGCCTCACCTGTGCCACAACGTCAGCGGCGTTCGAGCTCGCGGCGGCACTCTGAGCACACGCAGCCTGCGACCTACGCGCACGGAGCTCGACGTGGGCGAGTCGGTTGGCTTCCCTCACGGTCCTATCGCCGCTGGAGGGACATCGGCCTACGAGGATACGAGACCTCCGGGCTCGCGTCAGAGAAGTTCAGGGGGCGCTGGTCGGATCGCAACGCGCTGTTCGCCGACCTGATGGTTCGGACGGGCCTCCGGCTTACAGAGCAGAGCTCCCTCTTGGTCCAGGAGCTTCCGGCGCTGATGACTTTGGTCGGCTACCACCGGTTCTGGCTACCCAAGTCCATCGCGAAGGGCGCCTCGGCGCGATACGTTTACGTGCCTTCCGCGATCCTTCGCGACCTTCACCACTACATTGACGTGGATCGAAGTGCGGCACTTGCGCGCGGCCGGGCTGCGGGGCGCTACGACCCGCAAGATCGGTCGAGAATCCTCATCGAGGCCCCTGCCGGCTCACCAGCGGGTCGCCGAAAGCTATCGCAGCTCGGCCCAGAGGACCGCGCTCGCGTGCTGGTGAAGGGCGATGCTGGGTGGGAGCCGGCGTCTCTTTGGCTGGGCGAAGGGGGTGACCCGCTGTCCCGCAAGACCTGGCAGGACCTCTTCAGCAAGGCGGATGCCCGATGTCGAGCTGCCGGGGTGGGGTTATCGGCTCACCCTCACCTCCTTCGACACACATACGCCGTGAACACCTTGGAGCTCATGTACCGAGGACATCTCGATGACCTGGCGAGGTTCACCTCGACCCAGAGGTTGCATTACCGGATGATCTGGGGCGAGCCGATCCGCTGGGTCCAGGCGCGGCTGGGACACAAAAGCCAAACGTCGACGGAGATCTACCTCCACACCCTCGAGCGCCTCGAGATGGAGACAAGGATGACCCTCGTCGACGAAAACTGGGACGATGCGAGAGCTCTGGTCACCCATCTGGATGACTACGGATCGATGGAAATAGGCGGTGACCGCCCGTGA
- a CDS encoding helix-turn-helix transcriptional regulator translates to MTRRDDRTDADWSVYAERLGTELQRARLRSGLSQEQVAYRAGMSRYTYQKYEKGESRPGTAANPTLRSMLAIAQVLEIPLHAMLPDEAPDLRVR, encoded by the coding sequence GTGACCCGGAGAGACGACCGCACCGATGCCGATTGGAGCGTCTACGCAGAACGTCTCGGGACGGAGTTGCAGCGGGCCCGCCTTCGTTCGGGACTCAGTCAGGAGCAGGTCGCCTACCGCGCCGGAATGTCGCGATACACCTATCAGAAGTACGAAAAGGGCGAGTCACGACCCGGTACGGCGGCCAACCCCACTCTGCGGTCAATGCTCGCCATTGCCCAGGTTCTCGAAATCCCACTTCACGCGATGCTGCCCGACGAAGCGCCTGATCTTCGTGTTCGCTGA